A DNA window from Primulina tabacum isolate GXHZ01 chromosome 12, ASM2559414v2, whole genome shotgun sequence contains the following coding sequences:
- the LOC142521161 gene encoding ubiquitin-fold modifier-conjugating enzyme 1 produces the protein MEGWDPTTKSTLTQIPLLSVKAGPRDGGAWTQRLKEEYKALIAYTSMNKSKDNDWFRISAANPEGTRWTGKCWYIHNLLKYEFDLQFDIPVTYPATAPELELPQLDGKTQKMYRGGKICLTVHFKPLWAKNCPRFGIAHALCLGLAPWLAAEIPILVDSGMIKHKDDAASSSNETS, from the exons ATGGAGGGATGGGACCCAACAACGAAATCGACACTGACTCAGATCCCTCTACTCTCCGTTAAAGCGGGCCCACGCGACGGCGGCGCTTGGACGCAGCGGCTGAAGGAGGAGTACAAGGCGCTCATTGCGTACACCTCGATGAACAAATCCAAAGACAACGATTGGTTCCGGATCTCCGCCGCCAATCCCGAAGGAACACGTTGGACGGGGAAATGTTGGTACATCCACAATCTTCTAAAATATGAGTTCGACTTGCAGTTCGATATTCCCGTCACGTATCCTGCTACCGCGCCTGAACTCGAATTGCCTCAGCTCGATGGAAAAACGCAGAag ATGTATAGAGGAGGGAAAATATGTCTTACAGTGCATTTCAAGCCGCTTTGGGCCAAAAATTG TCCTAGGTTTGGCATAGCACATGCACTTTGTCTGGGTCTTGCTCCCTGGTTGGCTGCAGAAATTCCAATTCTTGTCGATTCTGGAATGATCAAGCACAAAGACGATGCAGCATCATCATCCAACGAAACTTCGTGA